Proteins found in one Aneurinibacillus uraniidurans genomic segment:
- a CDS encoding EamA family transporter, with product MVSGYLLVLLSAVGFGLLPIFALFAYDSGVSVTTLLFLRFAIAAVIFFGCVFLYSRTWNVSRRQLISLLLLGSVFYTLQSSAYFLAVKYIPASLATLLFYLYPVFVAILSFFFNKETLSKQLVLSVLISLGGMGLVLGTPNGDINTLGVLFALGAGAVYSLYIIIGNRVTSSVPPIVTSAYIALFASTSFFVWGIFTDSLHFSFSKTGWMAIIGVALFSTVVSMLTFFVGMNKTGPTRASIVSMVEPIVTILFSFALLHEQMAALQMLGGGIVLTGAVLVIMAKEKQHENSQLS from the coding sequence GTGGTTTCCGGATATCTTCTTGTGCTATTATCGGCGGTCGGATTCGGTTTGCTGCCGATCTTTGCGCTGTTTGCCTATGACAGTGGCGTAAGTGTAACGACGCTGTTATTTTTACGTTTTGCCATTGCAGCGGTTATTTTCTTTGGCTGTGTGTTCTTGTACTCACGCACCTGGAACGTATCACGGCGTCAGCTGATATCACTTTTGCTGCTCGGCAGCGTATTTTACACTTTGCAGTCGTCGGCGTATTTTTTAGCTGTAAAGTACATTCCAGCCTCACTAGCCACGCTTTTATTTTATTTGTACCCTGTATTCGTTGCAATTCTATCGTTCTTCTTTAATAAAGAAACGCTATCAAAGCAGCTGGTCCTATCTGTTCTTATCTCGCTTGGCGGCATGGGGCTCGTGCTTGGAACGCCAAATGGAGACATTAACACACTCGGCGTGCTATTCGCGCTCGGCGCGGGGGCTGTGTATTCGCTGTACATTATTATCGGCAATCGGGTAACATCATCCGTACCTCCAATTGTCACAAGTGCGTATATCGCCCTGTTTGCCTCGACATCGTTTTTTGTATGGGGAATCTTCACTGACTCCCTGCATTTTTCATTTAGCAAAACCGGATGGATGGCGATTATCGGTGTCGCACTCTTCTCGACCGTTGTGTCGATGCTCACATTTTTTGTTGGCATGAACAAAACCGGGCCAACACGTGCTTCTATTGTGAGTATGGTGGAACCGATTGTGACGATCCTGTTCTCTTTTGCCCTGCTGCATGAACAGATGGCGGCGCTACAAATGCTCGGTGGA
- a CDS encoding sirohydrochlorin chelatase, whose amino-acid sequence MKQGVIIIAHGSRRPEWNELVEKTARQLTSNVQIEVAFLGMVEGKSIVNGIRRLEEKGVQHIIAIPLFVSSGSTHLSEIRYALGLADSCAVPTDLARISLQPGTAITWAAPMDTHQCIRTLLRTRVCELSSRPEEEALLLVAHGSEETGYQERWERLLQELAASLCDEVGLCAAAYSTFHPDTIRQQASRLADRYKPLVVPLFLSSGYYTEKAIPQRLAGISVRYDGRPYLPDPNVAKWLASTIQMYVS is encoded by the coding sequence ATGAAGCAAGGAGTCATCATTATTGCACATGGTTCGCGTCGGCCAGAGTGGAACGAGCTTGTGGAAAAAACAGCAAGACAGCTTACTAGCAATGTGCAGATCGAGGTAGCTTTTCTTGGTATGGTCGAGGGAAAGTCGATTGTGAATGGAATCCGAAGGTTGGAAGAGAAGGGGGTTCAGCATATCATCGCAATCCCGCTATTCGTGTCAAGTGGCAGCACCCATTTATCCGAAATTCGTTATGCGCTTGGTCTTGCGGATAGCTGTGCCGTGCCGACGGATTTAGCACGCATTTCGTTGCAACCTGGTACCGCTATCACCTGGGCTGCACCGATGGACACACACCAATGCATCCGTACTTTGCTGCGGACGCGAGTATGTGAGCTGTCTAGTCGCCCAGAAGAAGAAGCATTACTGCTTGTGGCACACGGGAGCGAGGAGACTGGTTATCAAGAACGATGGGAGCGGCTGCTGCAGGAACTTGCGGCGAGTTTGTGTGATGAAGTTGGGCTGTGTGCTGCTGCATACAGTACATTTCATCCAGATACCATTCGACAGCAGGCGTCCCGACTAGCAGACAGATACAAGCCGCTCGTTGTCCCCCTGTTTCTTAGTTCAGGTTATTACACAGAAAAAGCCATTCCGCAGCGTCTGGCCGGGATTTCGGTGCGCTATGACGGACGCCCTTATCTCCCTGATCCAAACGTGGCAAAATGGCTTGCGAGTACGATCCAGATGTACGTATCTTAA
- a CDS encoding (Fe-S)-binding protein has translation MAVDVDKRENMRMEMNKQTNNPDCSTASVSLLNKFDTNEIMNCMQCGFCLPSCPTYRQTGKEVASPRGRIALMKGVAQEALQVDQEFENNMYLCLGCRACETACPAGVPYGSLVETAREVVETNKKERSKSPFIRDIVFNKIFKHPKRIDTLGTALWAAQAAGLQTLADKTGLVNVLPRPMAEMQKAVEKVASPAERKKRQKIVKPTDQTAKLRIGMFKGCIMDVMFYETNQATSRVLAKAGCEVIFVEDQACCGALHAHSGEKDGAVELAKRNIEAFEKANVDFIVNNAGGCGAALKEYHHWFHDDLEWKERALAFVAKTRDANELLAELPQIEFKNSFDVRVTYQDSCHLAHGQGVRNQPRQLIRSIPGVEYIEMINADSCCGSAGIYNITNFDMSMRILDDKMKNVKQTKAHLIVTSNPGCLLQMKQGIIRAGMQNEMEAIHIMDLLDRAL, from the coding sequence ATGGCTGTGGATGTGGACAAACGAGAGAACATGCGCATGGAAATGAACAAGCAGACAAATAATCCAGACTGCTCCACTGCCAGTGTATCCCTGCTGAACAAGTTTGACACGAACGAAATTATGAACTGCATGCAGTGCGGCTTCTGCCTTCCATCCTGTCCGACGTACCGGCAGACAGGTAAAGAGGTGGCAAGCCCGCGTGGTCGAATCGCTCTCATGAAAGGCGTAGCCCAGGAAGCGCTACAGGTCGATCAAGAGTTTGAGAACAACATGTATTTGTGCCTCGGCTGCCGCGCCTGTGAGACGGCCTGTCCAGCAGGTGTGCCATACGGCAGCCTCGTGGAAACCGCACGTGAAGTGGTAGAAACGAACAAAAAAGAGCGAAGCAAATCGCCATTTATCCGTGACATTGTTTTTAATAAGATCTTCAAGCATCCAAAGCGGATTGATACACTTGGTACGGCACTTTGGGCAGCACAGGCAGCTGGCCTGCAAACATTAGCAGATAAAACCGGACTTGTGAATGTATTGCCACGTCCAATGGCAGAAATGCAGAAAGCCGTAGAAAAAGTAGCGTCCCCAGCTGAGCGCAAAAAGCGTCAAAAAATCGTAAAACCGACCGATCAAACAGCTAAGCTCCGCATCGGCATGTTTAAAGGCTGTATTATGGACGTGATGTTTTATGAAACGAATCAGGCGACCTCCCGTGTGCTTGCGAAAGCCGGCTGTGAAGTGATCTTTGTCGAGGATCAGGCATGCTGCGGGGCGCTGCACGCGCACTCCGGAGAAAAAGACGGAGCAGTTGAGCTTGCGAAACGTAACATCGAGGCATTCGAGAAAGCAAATGTTGACTTCATCGTCAACAACGCTGGTGGCTGTGGAGCCGCACTTAAGGAGTATCATCACTGGTTCCACGATGATCTGGAGTGGAAAGAGCGTGCGCTGGCATTTGTCGCCAAAACGCGCGATGCAAATGAACTGCTGGCTGAACTGCCGCAGATTGAATTCAAGAATTCCTTTGATGTTCGCGTAACGTATCAAGATTCGTGCCATTTAGCACACGGCCAAGGCGTTCGCAATCAGCCACGCCAGCTTATCCGCAGTATTCCGGGTGTGGAATACATCGAGATGATAAATGCTGATAGCTGCTGCGGTTCGGCAGGGATCTATAACATCACAAACTTCGATATGTCGATGCGTATTCTTGATGACAAGATGAAAAATGTCAAGCAAACGAAAGCGCACCTTATCGTAACGTCCAATCCAGGTTGTCTGCTTCAGATGAAGCAAGGCATCATTCGAGCTGGCATGCAGAATGAGATGGAGGCGATTCACATTATGGATTTGCTTGATCGTGCCTTGTAA
- a CDS encoding FAD-binding oxidoreductase: MNQNIKNELRSIVGRDYFLDTPNELYVYSYDATPLYQAMPDAVVIPSSVEEIAAIMKVASQHRIPIVSRGSGTNLCGGTVPVEGGIVLNMNRLNAFKEIDQDNLTATFEPGVITADVHKAVEAVGLFYPPDPGSMRISTMGGNVAECAGGMRGLKYGVTKDYIMGLEAVLPNGDILRVGGKNAKDVAGYDVTKLLVGSEGTLAVITEITAKLLPLPETKQTMVAYYNDLTDAARSVQRIIASKIIPATLEFLDQETMIVVEDFAHIGLPLDMKAMLIIEQDGTSLQVEHDIARMADICRAEGATEVRMAQTAEEGASLMAARRSALSALARVKPTTILEDATVPRANLAAMVEQVNLVAKKYDLQICTFGHAGDGNLHPTCLTDERDKEEIHRVEQAFEEIFHAAIKLGGTITGEHGVGMAKADYLDLKVGPVGMDIMRRIKEAFDPYGIMNPGKIFAKSSRRRVVVNHGCGCGQTREHAHGNEQADK, from the coding sequence ATGAATCAAAATATTAAAAATGAATTGCGGAGTATTGTCGGTCGCGATTATTTTCTCGATACACCGAATGAGTTGTATGTGTATTCGTATGATGCAACCCCGCTTTACCAGGCAATGCCGGATGCTGTAGTGATTCCATCTAGCGTGGAGGAAATAGCAGCGATTATGAAGGTCGCCAGTCAGCATCGGATTCCGATTGTATCCCGTGGTTCTGGCACGAACTTGTGCGGTGGGACGGTACCGGTCGAAGGTGGAATTGTACTCAATATGAATCGCTTAAATGCTTTTAAAGAAATTGATCAGGATAATTTGACTGCGACATTTGAGCCGGGTGTAATTACGGCAGATGTTCATAAAGCGGTAGAGGCAGTGGGGCTATTTTACCCACCGGACCCAGGCAGTATGCGGATTTCGACCATGGGTGGGAATGTCGCGGAATGTGCAGGCGGTATGCGCGGCCTAAAATACGGTGTAACAAAAGATTATATTATGGGACTGGAAGCCGTTCTACCGAATGGAGATATTTTACGGGTAGGCGGTAAGAATGCGAAAGATGTAGCGGGATACGATGTCACCAAGCTGCTCGTTGGATCAGAGGGAACGCTGGCAGTTATTACGGAGATCACTGCAAAATTGTTACCGCTTCCAGAAACCAAACAAACGATGGTGGCGTACTACAATGACCTGACGGATGCGGCCCGAAGTGTACAGCGGATTATCGCTTCCAAGATTATTCCGGCGACGCTGGAATTCCTTGATCAAGAGACGATGATCGTAGTGGAAGACTTCGCACATATTGGATTGCCGTTAGACATGAAGGCCATGCTCATTATCGAACAGGATGGAACCTCGCTTCAGGTTGAGCACGATATTGCGCGGATGGCAGATATTTGCCGGGCAGAAGGCGCAACAGAAGTACGGATGGCACAGACGGCAGAAGAAGGAGCGAGTCTGATGGCAGCGCGTCGTTCGGCACTCTCGGCACTTGCCCGCGTCAAACCGACGACGATTCTGGAAGATGCTACTGTACCGCGTGCCAACCTGGCGGCGATGGTGGAGCAAGTTAATCTGGTAGCGAAAAAATACGACCTGCAGATTTGTACATTTGGTCATGCAGGAGATGGCAACCTGCACCCGACCTGCCTGACAGATGAACGGGATAAGGAAGAAATCCACCGCGTGGAGCAGGCATTCGAAGAGATTTTCCATGCAGCAATCAAGCTCGGCGGCACCATTACAGGCGAACACGGTGTTGGTATGGCAAAAGCCGATTACCTTGATCTAAAAGTTGGTCCAGTTGGCATGGACATCATGCGACGAATTAAAGAAGCGTTTGACCCGTACGGAATTATGAACCCTGGCAAAATTTTTGCGAAAAGCTCAAGAAGAAGGGTGGTCGTGAATCATGGCTGTGGATGTGGACAAACGAGAGAACATGCGCATGGAAATGAACAAGCAGACAAATAA
- a CDS encoding thioredoxin family protein produces MTLELWYEKGMTFEQYRMNMQVNQQELTRVYEQVVFSEEDQNTWNDAAERNWRGIVLTADWCGDAALCVPVLQRIAEASKIELRFLIRDENLELMDQYLTNGTSRSIPIFIFIDQDGNEKKVWGPRSSEVQEMVTALRAELPAADSPDFQEKQKNMYRQFKERITSDPSVWRTVIESVKAKVQE; encoded by the coding sequence ATGACACTCGAACTCTGGTATGAAAAAGGAATGACGTTTGAACAGTATCGTATGAACATGCAAGTCAATCAACAGGAACTAACACGGGTCTACGAACAAGTAGTTTTCTCGGAAGAGGATCAAAATACATGGAACGATGCTGCCGAGCGTAACTGGAGAGGAATTGTCCTTACTGCGGATTGGTGTGGAGATGCGGCTTTATGTGTTCCAGTCCTGCAGCGAATCGCAGAGGCAAGCAAGATAGAATTACGCTTTTTGATTCGTGATGAGAATCTGGAGCTTATGGATCAATACTTAACGAATGGAACATCGCGCTCCATTCCAATTTTCATTTTTATCGATCAAGATGGTAACGAAAAAAAGGTCTGGGGTCCAAGATCATCAGAGGTGCAGGAGATGGTTACAGCCTTACGAGCTGAACTACCCGCAGCAGACTCACCAGATTTTCAAGAGAAACAAAAAAATATGTATCGCCAATTTAAAGAAAGAATCACGTCCGACCCTTCCGTGTGGCGTACGGTTATCGAAAGTGTGAAAGCGAAGGTACAGGAATAA
- a CDS encoding FadR/GntR family transcriptional regulator codes for MSLIKKSYEVIAEQIEKLIEDGTLEPGTRLPTIDRLAEQYHVGKSTVREALSQLKARGLIESRQGEGTFVKKSAAAALKAIPPIIASNHEELVKLMQVRQIVESGCAELAAMNRDEEDMQRLSTIINNMEAALTDEELSRLYDIEFHIAIAYATKNPYLQNMMESIAEALNLTIRDSRNLWLYESEGTTSRLYHEHREIFEAIQNQNSKEARNLIEQHLTRVREVLETGR; via the coding sequence ATGTCACTTATTAAAAAAAGTTATGAAGTGATCGCGGAACAAATAGAGAAACTGATCGAAGATGGAACGCTAGAACCCGGAACGCGGCTCCCCACCATTGATCGCCTCGCCGAACAGTACCATGTAGGAAAGTCTACCGTCCGGGAAGCACTTAGCCAGCTCAAGGCACGCGGCCTGATTGAATCACGTCAAGGCGAGGGTACCTTTGTGAAAAAAAGTGCAGCAGCGGCATTAAAAGCCATTCCACCTATCATCGCCAGCAATCACGAAGAATTGGTGAAGCTGATGCAAGTACGCCAGATTGTGGAGTCCGGCTGTGCGGAACTTGCAGCGATGAACCGAGATGAAGAGGACATGCAGCGTCTTTCTACTATTATAAATAATATGGAAGCTGCACTAACGGATGAAGAGCTGAGTCGGTTATACGACATTGAATTTCACATTGCCATCGCATACGCCACAAAAAATCCGTATTTACAGAACATGATGGAAAGCATCGCGGAGGCACTCAACCTAACGATTCGGGATAGCCGTAACCTGTGGTTATATGAAAGCGAAGGCACAACCTCCCGTCTCTATCATGAGCACCGGGAAATATTTGAGGCCATTCAAAACCAGAACAGCAAAGAAGCACGTAACCTGATTGAACAGCATCTTACCCGCGTACGTGAGGTACTCGAAACAGGTCGTTAA
- a CDS encoding guanylate kinase yields the protein MFSLKDKEYILVFTGPDGAGRKTIAEMIFRSLHIPPVISYTTRPKKPMEVEGQDYHFITEEQFHQAAANNEFLESVAMDGYHYGIKEGDIAALFTEHQSIIMVLNAEGTEKVKKLYGDNVIRFFIYADSDTVAERQKQRGDSDKDIARHLAHYNETIAYKDACEHVFENFDSSHTAFEITKLLEKYLEAKFLED from the coding sequence ATGTTTAGTTTAAAAGATAAAGAGTATATCTTGGTATTTACAGGACCCGACGGAGCAGGTCGTAAAACGATTGCGGAAATGATTTTTCGCAGTCTTCATATTCCGCCGGTTATTTCCTATACAACTCGTCCGAAGAAACCGATGGAAGTGGAAGGGCAAGACTATCATTTTATTACTGAAGAGCAATTTCATCAGGCAGCAGCAAATAATGAGTTTTTAGAAAGCGTTGCGATGGACGGCTATCACTATGGCATCAAAGAAGGAGATATTGCCGCATTGTTTACCGAACACCAGAGTATTATTATGGTGTTGAATGCGGAAGGAACGGAGAAAGTGAAAAAGCTGTATGGAGATAACGTGATTCGCTTCTTTATTTATGCAGACAGTGATACGGTTGCCGAGCGCCAAAAGCAGCGTGGCGATTCAGACAAGGATATCGCACGACACCTAGCACATTATAACGAAACGATCGCCTATAAAGATGCGTGCGAGCATGTATTTGAAAACTTTGATTCATCGCATACGGCTTTCGAAATTACGAAGCTGCTGGAGAAGTACTTAGAAGCTAAATTTCTGGAAGACTAA